In Fusobacterium nucleatum, the genomic stretch CAGATAAAATGAACATATTAACTAACCTCCAACTAACTCTTAAATAATTTATTGAAAAATAAGTGAGTTACATTCCAAATTTTAAGATAAAAATTAAATAGAATGAGCCGAGCAAATCTCAACATGTTTGAGCTAACTTGTTAGCGAGTTGGTTGAATTTGCAGCGAATTCTTAATTTTTATCTGTTAAGAAATTTGGCTAGTAACGAACTATTTTTCCATACCCTTCATATTTAGATAACTTAATGCAATTATAGTTTTTGAATCTTCAAAAGCAAAAATATTTATTTTATTTACAGGTATTCTAACAATTTCAAGAAATTCATTTTCATCAAGATGTTGATGAGTTTTTTCCAAATCACTTGCATAGAATAAATGATATTGCCCTGCATTTACTCCTGCTGAATTATAATAAGTACATATCTTTTCTAATTTATTTGCTCTATAACCAACTTCTTCTTCAAATTCTCTTTTAGCAGCAAGAAAAACATCTTCCCCTTTTTCAACTAAACCTGCTGGAATTTCAAGAAGCTCTTTTTTTATTGCAGGTCTGTATTGTTTCACAAAAATA encodes the following:
- a CDS encoding NUDIX hydrolase; amino-acid sequence: MKFTHISKKQVFKNDVITVFEEKLELPNNNIVTWTFTGKKEVVAIIAEIEGEIIFVKQYRPAIKKELLEIPAGLVEKGEDVFLAAKREFEEEVGYRANKLEKICTYYNSAGVNAGQYHLFYASDLEKTHQHLDENEFLEIVRIPVNKINIFAFEDSKTIIALSYLNMKGMEK